One genomic window of Elaeis guineensis isolate ETL-2024a chromosome 2, EG11, whole genome shotgun sequence includes the following:
- the LOC105043151 gene encoding large ribosomal subunit protein eL20, which produces MRSSVQPPALHGEGRERGKRKKRRRFLGLPDFAMVAFRFHQYQVVGRALPSPTDEHPRIYRMKLWTTNEVRAKSKFWYFLRKLKKVKKSNGQVLAINEIFERKPTKIKNYGIWLRYQSRTGYHNMYKEFRDTALNGAVEHMYNEMASRHRVRYHCIQIIKTATIPAKLCKRESTKQFHNSKIKFPLVFKKVRPPSRKLKTTYKASRPNLFM; this is translated from the exons ATGCGTTCATCGGTCCAGCCGCCAGCGCTCCACGGGGAGGGGAGGGAAagggggaagaggaagaagagaagacgGTTTCTAGGGCTTCCAGATTTCGCGATGGTGGCGTTTAGG TTCCATCAGTATCAGGTGGTGGGGAGAGCGCTTCCTTCGCCGACCGATGAGCACCCGAGGATCTATCGGATGAAACTGTGGACGACCAACGAGGTCCGTGCCAAATCCAAGTTTTG GTATTTCTTGAGGAAGCTCAAGAAAGTTAAGAAGAGCAATGGACAGGTTCTGGCGATCAACGAG ATTTTTGAACGGAAACCGACCAAGATAAAGAACTATGGAATTTGGCTGCGTTATCAGAGCAGAACAGGCTATCACAACATGTACAAGGAATTCCGTGACACTGCTCTAAATGGTGCTGTTGAGCATATGTACAATGAGATGGCTTCTCGTCATCGGGTAAGGTATCACTGTATACAAATTATCAAAACCGCCACAATTCCTGCTAAGCTTTGCAAGAGAGAGAGCACTAAGCAATTTCATAATTCCAAAATCAAGTTTCCCCTGGTGTTTAAGAAGGTTAGACCACCAAGCAGGAAGCTGAAAACCACATATAAGGCATCAAGGCCAAACTTATTTATGTAA